In one Oscillospiraceae bacterium genomic region, the following are encoded:
- a CDS encoding penicillin-binding protein, with protein MAEKRLTDGEWQVLCALWDAEEGRTLGQVVEALRPRTGWSRNTALTYLTRMEAKGLVSICKDGSPHSYRAAVSREDCAARQRRDLLERVYQGSAGRLVAAFLKEERLTAQERDELRRLLDEMEV; from the coding sequence ATGGCGGAAAAGCGGCTGACCGACGGCGAGTGGCAGGTGCTCTGCGCCCTGTGGGACGCGGAGGAGGGGCGTACCCTGGGCCAGGTGGTGGAGGCCCTGCGGCCCCGGACGGGGTGGAGCCGGAACACGGCGCTGACCTACCTGACCCGGATGGAGGCCAAGGGCCTGGTGTCCATCTGCAAGGACGGCTCCCCCCACTCCTACCGGGCGGCGGTGAGCCGGGAGGACTGCGCCGCCCGCCAGCGCCGGGATCTGCTGGAGCGGGTGTACCAGGGCTCCGCCGGGCGGCTGGTGGCCGCCTTTTTGAAGGAGGAGCGCCTCACCGCCCAGGAGCGGGACGAGCTGCGCAGGCTCCTGGACGAGATGGAGGTCTAA